In Picosynechococcus sp. PCC 7002, the genomic window TATGACAAATTAAAATTCTGACTCTTAGATTATTTCCAGAGAGGCTGATTTTCCCAATCTTTGGGAAAGCCTAAGTTTTTAGATTCTATTTCTGGATACATCTCAAAAGTTCTTTTTAAATGCTGTGCAAAATTATGCTCTGGTTTAATTCTGTCTAAGAGATACTGAATACAACATAAGCCAGTGAAAATTTTACGGCTGTTTCTTTGATTAATATCCTCCAATACTTCTCTAGAGAGCCATTTTCCTTTTAACCTATCAGGCAATTTAGGTGATTCTCCTAGCTGTATATTCCAGAGCCTTGAATGATGAGCGCAAATATTTCTAATATGCGACAAAGACCGTAACCAAGATATAAAAAACTTGTTAGGTAATTGGAAATGAGTATGTATTTTTTGTCGTGTCTTAGATGGTAATAAATTTGTGTACATTCTAGATAACTGCCCAAAGGCGATTATCTCCAAAGCCATATATGACGGCGGTAGTAGAGGATTTGTGTACTTGTTTCGATAATGCCCGATAAATTCTTCTACTTTTTTAGATTGGCAATATTGAGTAATCGAATCGATTAATTCTTGATGCTTCCCAGTGTCATAAAATAAACTTTTATTCAGATACCAATGAGGATCATAATCATGGGAGTAGTGATAAATCATTTGAGTTCTGACTGCTACTTCTATCGACTCCGTAGCATTAAAAATAAGCATTCTCAAGGATTTATCAAACTTGTATAGATTTAAAACCGCTTCAAAGGTTGCATCTGGTACATATTGATGATCGGATGAGTCTATTTCCTGAAAAAAGTGTAGATATGCACTGAGGCGATAGTAACTAATACGCTGTAATGTCTGTTCTGCAAAATCTAAATCTTTAATGCTTAAACCGCGAGACTGGAGTAAATTAATCTGCTCTTGAAACGTTAAAGGCGGTTTATTGTACTGCATTAAAATGGATAAAAACTGGAAAATCTGCCAATTGGCACTTCCGTGAGAGGTGTGGCAGATATGTTACCTCTATTCTAGCGGGTCTTGATCTTGTAGACAATTTTCCCTCAGAAGGGTGACAGTCACATCAAAATTCAGATTTTCACATTTGCAAAAGCCAGTCAGATTTTGAGGTTCTGATGTATAAAAAGTAACCCGCCTATTTGAGGTGCTTAGAGCATAGCCTTGGCAGGTTTTGTTAATTTGAGCGTAGCGTCTGAGGTTTCGGCAGTCAATCACCCTGTTAGCGGCGCAATCGTTTCAATAGTTTGGGGAGTAGAACCGTTCCGGCGATCGCGTTGTTTTTCCAGATAAGCCAGTCCTTTTTCAATAATCCGGTTGAGATGACCCTCCTCACGTTGCAGCCGGAGCTGTTGTTTATCCCTTTCAATAATTCTTGAGGTTTCTGAGATCATGGCTGATCGCTGCTGTCTCAATGGCTTAATTTGTTTGGCGATCGCCGGGGTTGGTTCCGGTGGTTTAGGATTTATTGACTCCAAAAGTAAATCAAGATCGCTAGGCGGTGCGGGCGGTTCGAGACTGGCAATTTGACCATCTAATTTCTGGATTTGAATAATGGCACTTTCCGCTCGCCACAAGCGATGCAGTCTCACCCGTGCCATGGTGATTTGCTCGATTTGGATTTCTTCGGTCATCGTCTGTGGTTCAAATTCCGCAATCAGACCTGCTTTTGTTGCTTCATAAAGCGCGAAATCATCATTATCTGTTGTGGGAGGTTTAGAGCTATAAATGCCATGCTTAGTCGCATTTTTGGCACTGATTGATTTTCCGGGGGCGGTGCTTGCCATGAAAAAATCCGAAACGAACTGTTTTTTTATTGTATCCATCACTTAAAGTAATCGGTACAGAGGCGATCGCCCCATCGTTGGATCGTGCTTTTTAGTGTCTTTTGGTGCCTTGGTAAAAATAAAAAAATACTTTGTTGTCCTTTTTGGTACATCGTTTTTTTTGTGACCACTGCTGACCTAAGCCACATCCTGACCCCGGTATTTTTGCCACTGATACCAAGCCCACCCCGGCTTATACCCAAGGGCGATCGCCGCTACTTTCCAGACTTCTAATGGTGGTGACAGCTCACCCAATCGGTAGCCGACCCATCCTTTCTGGTAGTCCATGGTTTCCCTTTCGGCCAATATTTCATCAAGTCGAGCTTTCCAGAAGCCATCGACATCAGGGGCGATCGCCACAGTGCCGGGGATAATCTCACGGGTCGTCACATTCGTCTGAATGACCTCTACTAGTTCCCACTCCACAATTTCCCCATCGGGTTTCTTGACGAGTCGTTTCGCCCGCTTAGGCTTGGCGACTCCCTCTAAAGTCCATTGGCGATCGTCGCAAGGTAGGCCGTGCATCTCCCAATTTCCGGCATGGTCAATGATGATGGCTTCTGACTTTCCCGGTGCGACCCGCAAAACCCGCCCCGTCATCTGTTGGAATAAGCCAAGGGATTTGGTCGGACGTGCCATTTGCAAAGCTTCGACTGCTGGTAAATCCGTTCCCTCGGTGAACAGTCCCACATTACAAACGACCTTAATTTCCCCGGCTTGGAACGCCTCTAAAGCGGCTTTGCGGATATGTTGGGGCGTTTCCCCGTCTAGGTGAATTGCGGGCACTCCATGGGCTTGATACATAGCGGCGGTGGCTTTGGAGTAGTCTCGATCAATAGCGAAAACCAGACATCTCATCCCGTCGCAATGTTGAAAATAGCTGCTCACTAAATCAGCGGCCAATTGGTCACGGGGATTTAATGCGGCCAATGACTTTGAAGTGTAATCACCCCGGCGTACCTTGGCACCTTTAACGACCATTGATTTTTCGGCGGCAAGGTAGCGATACCGGGAAAGGTGGCCCACTTCAATGAGCTGCTTAATCGTTGGGCCTGTGACCATGTGGCTGAATAAATCATCCAAGCCCGCTCCATCACCCCGGCAGGGCGTAGCGGTGAATCCTAGGACATAAGCTTTCTCGAAGTGGTCAAGGATTTTTCTGTAGGTGTTAGCGGTGGTGTGGTGGCATTCATCCACAATGATGGCCCCAAATCTATCAGGGGAATATTTATGCAGTCGCCTCACTAGACTTTGAACTGATGCTGATTGGATGAGGCGATCGCCGTTGTCGGGATAGCCAGCTTTAATGATTCCCACTGGTTGCCCTGAGACAGCCGCTAATTTGTCGGCCCCTTGGTTCACCAGTTCATCCCGATGGCTGAGCAGCAGAACGGGTGAACCACGCTTAATGAACTCATTGGCGATCGCCGAAAGGATGATAGTTTTGCCGCCCCCCGTTGGGAGTTGGCCCACTACGCTGTCATGTTGGGCAAGACTTCCGAGGATCTCACTGACCATTTGAGCTTGATAGGGGCGTAGTTGAAATTTACTCATGACTTAACCTCCTAACATCGCCTTAAACCGCTGGAAAGTAGCCTTACGCTTCATCCTTTTAGCTTCCTTAAATTCATCCGTTGTGAGCTTTGGTGGTAAGGGACGATCGCCTTCTGGCACTGAGGGGAAAGATTTAAGCCAATCGAGAATGCTGTAAATGGTTTCAGCGTCGCACCGATTAAGTTCTCCGATCGCCTGTTCAATGCCTAGGTAGTCCGTGCAATAAGCGACCCGCACCATCTCGGAGAACGCAGACTGAATCAAACGAGGGATATCCAAGTAGCTGAGATTATCTGGTATCCAGCAGTCATGGGCGATCGCCTGTTCCCGGAACCCAAGGAAAGTTATCGGCTTCGGAGGTGGTGGCGGTTGTACGTCGCAGTCAAACGGATTCCAATCAGCACCCAACGCAGACGTAGCGCAAAAAACGCTATGTATATATTTGCTATCAATGGGGTGTGTACTTTTTTTAGAGCCATTGTTATCTGGTGTTTCTGGCTCTTCTGGATTGATCAATTTTTCAGCCAGATCCTTGAGCGATTCCCAGCATTTTTGGATAGTGGTTTTACTGCCTTTCACCTGCTTTAACAGGGCATCGATCACCGCTGTTTTGTTAGGGAAGCTGAACCCATTTTTCACCATGCCAGTGAGACCACGACGGAAGCGATCAACGGCTTTCTGGTGTCTAGCCTCATTGGTTGGGTTGATCGGTGTTACTGGCTCTGCTACTTCTGTTCCATTGGCTTTCTTGGATTGGCGATCGCCACAGTAGTAATAAGGCTTTTTATAGGTGGTTCTGGCCCATGCCCTGCAAACTTGATCGATGTCATTAGCGACCCGTTCGGAATGATCAGAGTATTCGTAAAAGCCAGGGAGAGAGGTGGCGATCGCCTCTACCTTTTGGGCTAGGTCGTCAGCGGTGGCTGTAAAAACAAAAATACGAGTCAATCGGCACAAGTGCTTAATGATCGCTTGGGTTTCGTCTGGGCCTTGCCATCCCCTTTTCTTTAATGCGTTGTAGTGGGCTTTCATGGTGGCTAGGCTAGGGGTTTCGTCCTGATAGTCGTTTTCCCTACAGTCACGCCCTAGGATGTCGAGAATGTCGCCTTCAATGGCCTCGCCGTTGGCTCTAATGGGTTCTGCTTTGAGTGGAGACGTATCGCCATTGAAATCTTCGCACTCCATGGCGGCAATCTCCCACAACAATTCAGCGTCTCGGTAATGGGCGATCGCTTTATCCAGCGCCTCTATATCCTGCTGAGACTCGCACCACTCCCATTGATGCCGAAAATCTTTTAATGATTCGCCAATGGGATCTAAGTCTTCATTGAGAATAAAAAATCCTGTTCCGGGTTGGCACGGCAACCGGAAAGCATTGTAATCAGGCAGCCCATGGTATTGGCCCTTGGGGTATGCCGTCCCTGGCTTAGTCCAAGTTTTTTGATTGGGGAAAATTTCTAATTGCCCTGGCTTAAGCTCAAAGCCTGCATCTTCTAGAGCGCCTTTAATGGTTCGGGCGATTGCAAATGAACCGCGCTTCTTAGGCAATGGGCCATAGATGTGGATGCCACCACTATGGCTGCTCTGACAAATGATTGTCCCCGCGATGCCAATAGCCTCCAAGGATTCCTTGATAGCGGCGATCGCCTCTGGGGTGCGGTACTGGGAACCAGCATCAACATCAAGGGCAAAAAACCACGTTTCTTTGGTAAACCGTTGGGCGATGATTTTTTTCGGCGATCGCCAATAACTGATCGCCTGCTCTTCGCTGATTGTTCTGCCAAGGGTTCGGTAGCCTTTTTTGCTCCTAATCGCAGGGGCGGAACGATGGGGGAAAGTTGCCACTAGCCATTCGATATTGGAAAGATAACTTAGGGTAAAATTGGGGGTATCGACAGAAACCCTAGGCTGTAATACAATTTTTGCCATAATAGAAACAAGTCGGCCCCCATTTTTGTGGGAGTCGGTTGTGAATGGAACTTTGTGAAACCCCCCGTATCCGCCAAGATTTGGGGGTTTCGCTGTTTTTAGGCAGCGGTTGGGCCATCATTCTTAAGAGCCTCCGCATAAAGTTTTCGGGATAGCTGAGAGACATTCGTCCCATGCTCACGGGCATAGGCGGCGATCGCCTTGTGCTGGCTTGGCTCGATTTTGATCGAGACGACTTTATATCTTGCCATAGTGTAAACCTTAAGACCTTCCCTTATAGTAATACCCACTATTTAAAAAGGCAACATTTTTTTGGTTCCTTTTTAACATCTTTTAGCCCTCAAAAAGGAGAGTGATTCTAGCTTACCCTCCATTAAAAAAATATTAGCTACTAATAATTAACGGTTTATGGTGGATCACTTAATCCCATGACCTATCTATATTCTGGCTTATCTTTGTCGCCGCGCTATATACTCTTTACCCATATTTTTACCCAGCTTTTTACCCATGTTTTTGTGTATGTTTTAGCGTGTAATAAAAATGAAGCCTGGTCAATCAAAAGTCTGTGGCAATATTACCAGGACAAAAACTTAATGGTCGGCTCATTGCTTTGTCCCACCTCAGTAATAAGCTGCTGAAAATCAGGGGATAGCTATTTTAAGCCGTTGTCTCCCAATACCTTGGGGTGATCGCCCTTAGCTGATGCTCTGATGCCGTTAAATTCCTGTCTACAGTCGCCAAAAGCAAGTC contains:
- a CDS encoding DEAD/DEAH box helicase, with product MSKFQLRPYQAQMVSEILGSLAQHDSVVGQLPTGGGKTIILSAIANEFIKRGSPVLLLSHRDELVNQGADKLAAVSGQPVGIIKAGYPDNGDRLIQSASVQSLVRRLHKYSPDRFGAIIVDECHHTTANTYRKILDHFEKAYVLGFTATPCRGDGAGLDDLFSHMVTGPTIKQLIEVGHLSRYRYLAAEKSMVVKGAKVRRGDYTSKSLAALNPRDQLAADLVSSYFQHCDGMRCLVFAIDRDYSKATAAMYQAHGVPAIHLDGETPQHIRKAALEAFQAGEIKVVCNVGLFTEGTDLPAVEALQMARPTKSLGLFQQMTGRVLRVAPGKSEAIIIDHAGNWEMHGLPCDDRQWTLEGVAKPKRAKRLVKKPDGEIVEWELVEVIQTNVTTREIIPGTVAIAPDVDGFWKARLDEILAERETMDYQKGWVGYRLGELSPPLEVWKVAAIALGYKPGWAWYQWQKYRGQDVA
- a CDS encoding Abi family protein, whose translation is MQYNKPPLTFQEQINLLQSRGLSIKDLDFAEQTLQRISYYRLSAYLHFFQEIDSSDHQYVPDATFEAVLNLYKFDKSLRMLIFNATESIEVAVRTQMIYHYSHDYDPHWYLNKSLFYDTGKHQELIDSITQYCQSKKVEEFIGHYRNKYTNPLLPPSYMALEIIAFGQLSRMYTNLLPSKTRQKIHTHFQLPNKFFISWLRSLSHIRNICAHHSRLWNIQLGESPKLPDRLKGKWLSREVLEDINQRNSRKIFTGLCCIQYLLDRIKPEHNFAQHLKRTFEMYPEIESKNLGFPKDWENQPLWK